A region of the Desulfobacter postgatei 2ac9 genome:
ATGAGAATCAGGGGAGGGATGTTCGTTGTGATTTTAATTTTTTTCATTAAGGGCTCATGTCGCGTTTTGGGTCTTAGTTAATCATCAGCTCAATAAGTGAGTGAAACAGGGATTTTCCTCGTTTACCAACATTATGAACGAACGCCAAAAATCCGAGGTAAAAAGGAAGTTTCTCCTATGAGATACCTCGATGTGGGCGAATCCAGCTTCGGAGTAATGACCAGAAGCCCTCCATTGTATTCACATGGACTTCATAAAATCCGTCTCCATCGTCATCTCTGCTATATTCACCGGCTCCATGCTTCACATTTTCATGATCATAAACCCATTCGTCCAAACGGTCATAAATGGCAGACTCATCGGTGTAGACCAATGTTCCTGGTTGTATAGTGGCCCTTATCAAAGGCTCAATGGTGGTCTGCCGGACATTGGGGCGCATTTGAATCACAACCTGCCCACACCGTTGTATCATCCCGAAAATAGGTGGCTTCTCTTTTTCCTGCGTACCACGCTCTATAGCACCTTTTAATCGGTTACGGCGACCATCTCGACGTTTTTTTGATACAGCCTCGGGGTTGCCTTTGTGCTCTGCAACGATATATATACACCTCATCGCACTCAACCTCTTCCTGAAGGGTTATCTGAGGCTTTTTTTTACCACGCCTTCGCGTAGTTGAGTAGCCATATTGTGAATAGCTCCACGATTAAGATCCAACTCTGAGTGTAATTGCACATTGGGAAAATATATCATTAAAGGACTTTTATCACTACAGCGACACTTGTTTTTTCATACAAAAAAAAAGGGGGGGGGGAATCACCACATTTTAGCTGATTTAAAGCTATAAAATACTCCATCGACAGAGGCGATTTCGGAAGTGTCGCTGTAGTGTTATCATACAAAAACGTAATACCCAAAAAAGGATGACATGAAAAAAGCATCATGGGTTGGTGTCTGACAATCAAAATCCTAAACAAAGGATAGCTCCCAAATTCACCTATGCGTATATTGGTTAAAGGTCATAACCTCTGCCTCAAAAAAAATGAATAATTTTGATCGATAATGCATTGACATATATCAAGTTCTCTCTTTTTTTGAGAACTTGATATATGTCAATGAAACAACCCGGTATTTCCGATAAGAAAGAGTCAGCATGACAATTTAAAACAAAGACAATAAATGTGAAAGGGAAAAACATGAAAGTTTTGAAACTCACAGAGACAAACGAGTTTAAACCTGGAGCCATGAAAAGATTTTTTTTAGTTCAAACGTCAGAATTTTTCAAAATCATCAATTTTAATCTTGATGCCGGCGTGACGTTTCCAGTGCACTCCCACGATCTGGACGGGGAATTGTCCATCCAGGTTCTTGAAGGAAAAGGGTGGTTTCTGGGGGAAAATGATACAAAAATTCCAGCCAATGAAGGTGATATTTTGATTTCTGAAATCAGGGAACCCCACGGGGTCATGGCGGATACCAAAATGCGGATCATCGTCACCATTGCTCCGCCGATCTGATGGGACACAGCCCGGCGGCAAACCTAAAAATGCAGCCGCTCAAAGTAACTTGGGCGGCTGCATTTACGTTTTGCATTAACTATTGTTTGAAAATTTCAGGTGGTTTTGTCGTACTACCGGTGGCGTTTGGATAATTTTCCGCTTTGTAGGATTTTTCACCGGTTTCAATCAGGTGGTTGGCTTCTTCCATAAACGTGTTGAACCGTTTTTTACATTCATAAAATCCATGCCACCACGAGTAGTCCGGGGCCATCATTGCAGCCCCCATCCTTGCCCGGCGCCCTTCGTGGTGCCATAGTTCATAGTACTCCACCTCAAGAGGCTCATCAAAAAAACGGGTTTTGTCGAGCAAGCCTTTTGCGTAGAGTTCGTCAAGCTTGGCCTTAGCCGGTTTGAAATAAACCTCATTATATTCTTTGATGGTCTGATCCATCTGGCTGTAATGGGATTCGGTCCACCTTTTTCCATGACACTGCATACAGATTTCCTGCATTTTAGTCCGTTCTTCCTGCCAGTTTGTCTGGGCCGGAAGCGGTTTAAAATCTTCGGGCCTGATTGTCAATGGGGCTTGCAATTCCCAGGATAATCTTTCAGTGACATCATGGGAGGTCATCACACTGCCGGCACCGGACATATGACACGAGGCACAGGTTGGTCCCCTGAAATCAACACCAGGACTCCATGTGCCCGGAGCGGCGGTCCAGTTGTATTCATCCCCAAATGCATCGTAAATATCCCCATGTTTTGACTCTGTAAAAATTTCAATCTGGGGATGATCCGGACCAAGGTGGCATTGCCCGCAGGCCTGGGGTTTTCTGGCCTCCATAACAGAAAAACGATGTCTTGTATGGCAACTTGTGCAACTGCCTTTACTGCCGTCAAGATTCAGCCGTCCCACACCGACGTTGGGCCAGGTTGTCGGATCAAGTTCTTTGTCTTTTAATTTTAAAATGGTGCCGTGGCAATGGTAACAGCCGTTTACCCGCTCAAAGTCACTGTTCATGCCATCGTTGAGCCAGGGATCTATTTTCCAGATAATCTCAAGGGTATTGGCATGTTTACTCTTGCTGTATTGCATTGCTTCATCCGGATGGCAGCGGGAGCAGTCTTTGGGGGTGACCACGGCGGAAACCGGAACCATGTATTTTTTTTGCCCGTATTTCGTATCGTTTGCTTCGTACTCTTTAAAGTGTGATTGACTGACGTCCGGATCATGAGCCTCGGCAGCGTGACAGTCGTAACAGGTGATATTGGCGCCGGCATGACGGCTGGCCGCCCAGTCGGAAAAATGCCGGGATGCTGCTTTTTATGACATTCGATACACGCCATAGCCTCAGGTGACATGGACCGCTCGATTCTAAACTCTTTTGATTTTGGTATATTCATCTGGACATCCGAACATAAAACTGCGGATGTGGATATGCCGGTGATAAATACACCCGCCAGAAGTGCACTCAATTTTTTTTTCATGGTATCCCCTTATTTTATGTGTAACCGTTACAAGGTTTATAAAGCCTAAATCCCCAATCCTCTATAAGGTGCCTGTTTTTCTTTATACTTATAAATTTCACTGTCCACATGGACCAGATTTCTGTGGCAGTCTACACACTTTTTTTCATATCCTTTTTTAGGGTATAGAACTGTCCGGTGGGCCAGCATGGCTCCCCTTTTATCCGGCATATTCAAAAGATTTCGGTGACATTTTCGGCATTGTGCATTTTTAAAGGTTGCATAAGTATGCTCACGGCTCTTTTCCCGATCATAGGTCCCATAGGCAAAATGGACGAATACATCTTTGATGCCGTGGGCTGTTTTTGTATAAAAAAAGTTAATTGTATCCTGCGGGGCAGGCAGGTGGCAATCCATACAATCAGCCACAAACCCCTGGGCGTTGTTTACATGGGTAGAGGTCTTCCAGGCATTAAAAGCGGGTTGAATTTCGTGGCAGGAGGCGCAGAATCCAGGCGTTGATGTTCTCACCATTGTATAGTAGGTCAGGCTAAATACAGGAAAAGCGATAATAATGCCGATAAAGACAAAAATTGCGGGTTTGAGCATTTTTTTCATTTGAAACCTCACGCCTGTTAACCTATTAAAATTTATTTTCGAAATAAAATTGCCCGAGCTTCCAGGTATAATTTATGCTGATTCTTAAAAATTTTAACATAGATAACCGGGGAAACTTGGAATTCTTACCTCCGAGCATTCTCTAACTCAGCCAACCTCTTTCGATTCTCCCGTTCTTCCTTGTATCTCTTAGTAATGTCTCTCGCGCTTGACAACGCCCCAATCACATTCTTTGCGGAATCTAAAACAATAGAAAAACCGAGTTCAACGTAAATGACAGACCCGTCTGCATGTAAAGATTTCGTAGGCAAGGACTTCCCAACATACTTTGTTTCCCCCCTTTGCATCGCTTGTTCATATCCGCGCCAGTGGGCCTTTCGTAAGTTTTGCGGAACTATGATGTCTAAGTTTGATCCGATTGCTTCCTCTTTGGTAAATCCAAAAATACGCTCAGCCGCCAGATTCCATACACGTATTGTCCCTTCAGTATCAGCAAATATCATTGCATCGGGATTTTGCTCTATAAGGCTGTCCATGAATCCGTTGTTCATATTTACATCGTCTCCGCAAGATGTGGGGTTGTTGGAATCCTACTTCCCGGCACTATAATATTAACCTTACCGGCCATAGGATAAGAGTACCGGTAACTTTGGTCGTCCAGGGTAGTGAGGTGTAAATTCTCTTTTAACTACGGATATAGCTTTGCTTCGTAGCCGTATAGCTGCGTTATAACGAACAAGGCGAAACAACGCTTCCGCAGTACGATATTATCGGGCTATTTGCCAGACCGCGCCCGTTTGACCACATGAACGTCTCGCATCAGTGGGTTGGGCTTTGGCCATGCCCAACTGCATGCGCTTGTGTGTGTCGGGCACGGTACCTGTTTTTAAAAGTAAATCAAATGTATAAAATTCCGATACATTTGGCAAGTCATAGGCCATTTTATCGTTCAGACACAAAATGTTTATATATTTTTATAAGAAACCATAGATAAGAGGGCGAAGCGCCTGCAGCGCCCGTTTTAGCCTGCATTGTTGGTATCTTTAGTTTCATTGTTTGTTGTGGGTTTGCGGCCCATGTACGTTATAAAAACCGGTATGCTTTCAGTTGCTGAAAAAACAATACCGGTTCTATTTTTTACGAGTTCGGGCAGGATTAATTGCCGGCCATCATGGCTGCAATATCCTCGTCCACCGTACCAATGGGCTTGATGTCAAATTTTTCCACCAAAACCTTGGCCACGGCCGGAGACAAAAAGGCCGGAAGTGTGGGTCCAAGGCGGATGCCCTTGACACCGAGGGAAAGCAGGGCCAGGAGCACGGCCACGGCTTTCTGCTCATACCAGGCAATGTCGTAGGAGATGGGCAAATCATTAATGTCGTCCAGACCAAACACCTCTTTGAGTTTCAGGGCAATGACCGCCAGGGAGTAGGAATCGTTGCATTGACCCGCATCCAGTACCCTGGGAATACCTCCGATATCGCCTAAGTCAAGCTTGTTGTAGCGGTACTTGGCACAGCCGGCTGTGAGGATCACCGTATCCTTGGGCAGCTTTTCAGCAACTTCTGTATAGTAATTGCGGTTTTTCTGCCGGCCGTCGCAGCCTGCCATGACCACAAAACGTTTAATGGCGCCGGATTTTACCGCATCAACCACCTTGTCGGCCAGGGCCAGGACCTGGTTGTGGGCAAATCCGCCCACAATGGTGCCCGTCTCAATCTCTTCGGGAAGAGCGCATGTTTTGGCCCTTTCAATCAGGGCTGAAAAATCCTTGGCTCCGCCTTCGGGCCGGTCTGCAATGTGTACCGCGTTTTCATACCCCACCACGCCGGTGGTAAAAAGGCGGTCCAGGTAGGTGTTGCTCTTTTTCAGAGGTACCAGGCAGTTGGTGGTCAGCAGGATAGGACCGTTAAAGGATTCAAATTCTTTATTCTGCTGCCACCATGAGCCCCCGTAGTTGCCCACGAAATGATCGTATTTTTTAAATGCCGGATAATAGTTGGCCGGCAGCATTTCACCGTGGGTGTATACATCAATGCCGGTGCCGGCGGTCTGTTTGAGCAGATCTTCCATGTCTTTAAGATCATGGCCTGAGATCAGAATTCCTGGATTTTTACCCACACCGATGTTGACTTCGGTAATCTCCGGATTTCCGTAGGCTGTTGTATTGGCTTCATCAAGCAGGGCCATGGTGTTAACGGCGATTTCTCCGGCCTTCATGACCATGGCGATCATCTCATCCACGGACAGGTCCTTTGTGGTGGAGACCAAAGCTTCCATGATAAAATCGTTGATTTCATCTTTTTGACATCCCAGGACAGCGGCGTGGTCGGCATAGGCGGCCACCCCTTTAAGGCCGATAATCAGCAATTCGCGCAGGGAACGGACATCCTCGTTTTCCGTGGCCAGAATGCCTACGGTTTTTGCCTTTTCTGCAAAATCGGACACATCCCCGGTCCAGGTAGCTGCTTCAGGCAGTAGACCGTCAAACGCTGTATTGTTTTTCTCTTTGTATGCGGCCAAAAACCTTGACCGGATCAGGTCTTTGCGCTTCAGACCGTCATTGATCATACTGACAAATCGTGCATCGTCCCAGTTGGCATTGGTAATGGTGGCAAACAGGCATTGTACCACAAAATCGTCATTGGACCGGTCGGGATTGCCCAGTTCTTTGAGCTTTTCACCATAGACAGAGATTCCCTTGAGCACGAAAATCAGCAAATCCTGGAGGTTGGCGGTTTCTTCGGGCTTTCCGCAGACACCTTTTACGGTGCAGCCGATGTTTTTTGCGGTTTCCTGACATTGAAAACAAAACATGATTATTTGCTCCTTTTTTGGGCTATGATACGGGTGTGGATAAAATTAAACAGGTTGTTTTTATCTATAATCGTTTTCTTTGTGTTTCCGGGCGATGGCACCTGCCAGATCATCTAGGGCATTGAATACACTTGCGGTTGGGACGCCTTTGCAGAGAACCGGATCAATTACCTCGACCTTAAGGTTGGGAATCATCCCGGCAAGAGTATCCACGGTTTTGCCACCCCAGCCATAGGAGCCTACTACAGAGAGAAATTTTGTGTTGGGCCGCAGGGCGTTGGCCAGAAAAGCGGCATAGGCGGCATAAGGATGGGGGCCGGCCAGGATGGTAGGAGTTCCCACAACAATGGTAGCGGCATCTACCAGGGCCATGGCCAGCTTTCCGATATCGGTGACAGCCAGGTTAAACTGTTCCACCCTGACCCCCTTGTCCACCAGGGCACCCACAAGGTGCTCCACCATGAGTCTTGTACTTTCGTGCATGGATACATAGGGGATAACAACGGTGTTTCTGGGGGCACCCTCGGTCCACTTTTTATATGCATCAAGAATAAAACCGGCATCGGGAAATATCTGGCCGTGGCCCGGGGCGATCATTTTAATGTCATAGGGGGCCAGCTTTTCCATATTTTTTTTAATGATGCTTCTAAAGGGCATCATGATTTCGGCAAAATACCGTTTGGCCGCCTCATACACCCGGCCCTGATCCGTAACAAACAGGTCGCTTGAGGCAATATGGGAACCGAAGAAATCGCAACTGAACAGAATTTTGTCCTCTTCCAGAAAGGTTACCATGGTTTCAGGCCAGTGAACCCAGGGGGTAAAAATAAATTTCAGGGTTTTATCCCCCAAAGAGAGTGTCTCCCCGTCTTCTATGGAAACGAAAAAATTTTCCGGAATATTCAGAAGATCCTTGAGAAGATCCTTGGCCTTGGGCGTGGATATGAGTTTAGCATTGGGATATTTTTCAAGGACCTGCATGATCGTTCCTGAATGGTCCTGTTCCGCGTGGCTTGAGATGATGTAATCGATATTTTTGACCCCTTTAAGCTGGCCCATGAATTCTTTGGCCATGGGAGGATCAACCGTGTCAATCAATGCCGTTTTCTCACTTCCTTTAATAAGATAAGCGTTGTAGCTGGTCCCATCCGGAAGGGGAACAAGGGCGTCAAACAGTCGACGGTCCCAATCCACTGAGCCCATCCAGTAAATGTCTTCTTTGATCTTTCGTGCTTTCATAGCGTTCCTCCTATTTTATGGTTTTTGTTCTTGAATTTGTTGGTATGGCTGTATTTTGAATAACCCTGTTAATCTGATCGACAAAATGATTCAGATTAAGTCCATATTCTCCTGCAATATCCGTCACTGTGTGAAAGGTCTCTGCCGGACAGCCGATACAGAGCAGCCCCATGTCCATAAATAATTTGATAAGCGTCGGATATTGGTCTATTAATTCTTTGATCGTGATGTTCTTTAACTCAGGACTGTTCAAAATCGTTTTCCTTTTAAATAACGGCCATACCCTGAAGGGCAGAAACCCGGAACCACCAGGACATACGATTCAACGTTGCCTGAAATAACGGTTGGACTTTAGGCTTAATTCTTCCGGCCTTTAATAGTAAAGATAGAAATAAACCTTATTTGAGACGGCTTCTTTGTTCTGGCGCAAACAATGGAAAGCTATTTTTACTGATGATGAAACATTTAACTTAAAAATTACAATCCGCCGAACAAACAAAATAACATATTTTCATCCGATTTCGGCAAATTTGTTCAGGGAATGGGGATCGGTGATAATAATTTGTTCACGGCCGGATTTTATCCAGCCTTTTTTTTCCCAGGCACTGAGGGTGCGGCTGACGGTGTATAAAGTGGTCCCTGCATAGTCGGCAATATTCTGACGGCTTAAGGGCATATCAATCTGAATCCCCGACCGGGTTCTGGTCCCGGCCCGCCTCATGATCCGCAGCAGGGTACGGGCAATCCGCTGATTTACATGCTCGGTACACACTTCAAGGTATCGATTCTGCAAATCATCAATACGTTCCAAAATGGTGTTTAGCAGATTGGCTGTGACAGCCGGATATTTTTGCATGAGGTGCAATATTGTCGGTTTGTCCCACAAGGTTACCTCGGTCTTTTCTATTGCCTCAGCAGTGACCGGGTAATCCCAATTTTTAAGTACAGCCACTGCGGCTGTCAATTCTCCGGTACTGATATAGCGGAGAATGACCTCTTTGCCCTGCTCGTTCAGTTTGCTCAGTTTTAACCGGCCCCGGTTCACCAGTACAACATTTACGGCTGGATCTCCTTGATGAAACAGAATACTTTTTTGGGGCATGATTACCCTGCGTCCACTTTTTAATACATCTGCATATTCCTGGTCGGCAAGATCTTTGAAAATTTCTGACAGATCAGTTTCATCAAAAATATTTGGCATTGCATTCATGAGGGCTTCCGTGTGGATTGAGTAGTTTATTATACTTCATTCGTTTTAGCAGGAGCGGATGATATGTCAAGAAGAAACCAGCTGAAAACTTAGGCTTTACGCCCTAAAAATCCAAATTGTAAAATAGTGAGGAAAATTTTGCCATATGATATAATAAAGGGGTTTATCAAAAAAATTTTGCTTGACCCAAGCCTGAATTCTCTGTTAACCAATACTCGCTATGAAGGTTAACCAAATATTGCCGGATAAAAGGCAGATGATTCTTAAAGTTTTGTACCAGTCGGATGAAGAACCTGTTTCAGCGGTCAAAATCAGTGAAGCTGCCGGAATTTCCTGGATAACGGTCTGGAAACACATTAAGGCCCTGAAATAAGCTATCGTGGATATTAAAGCCCTGCCAACAAAGTACAAACTTCAAGATGCCGGCAACCTGCTGTATCCTTTTTGTTTCCCTCAGGACAAAATTTTCCACTTCTCGGAACTTGATTCTACCATGGACTAAGCCCGGGAGACGGCCCGGCAAGATCAAGGGGTCCACTATAATAGTTGCGTCATTGCCGAAGTCCAGACAACCTCCAGGGGCCGGCTGAACAGACAGTGGTCCTCTGCCCGGGGCGGGCTTTGGTTTACCCTGATCCTTAAACCGGATTTGCCGCCCCCCTTGGCTTGGACCGTGAACTTTGTCACATCTACCTGCACGACCGAAGTGCTGACCGATTTATTTGACTTCGATGTCTGCGTCAAATGCTCCAATGACCTAATTCTCAAAGGCCGCAAACTGTCCGGAATGCTGTCAGATTGTCCGGATATAGAACGAATCAAAAGAACTCTGAAAACACTTTATAAAGAACACGATGAAATTGGTGATGCAGTTTATAAGATTCGCAAACTTGCAGGTGATTACAAAATTCCAAAAGACGCATGCAACACATTTGTGCTCACGTTCAAAAAATTAAATGAGTTTGAAGACGATCTGCATAAGCATGTCCATCTTGAAAACAATATTCTTTTTCCAAAAGCAGGACGACTCTAATACTTTTTGTCTTATGTTTTTTTGAAAAAAACATAGAATCATCTTAAGTTTAAAGCGGACTTCTTCCAGTTTTTTTTAAATGGTTCAATCTTGGCATCCTAAGATGACGCGTGAGGCGGAAAATTTTTTAAAGGCGGTTTAGCCCCCGTTTTGGCATGGTCTTCAATCAAGGATAAAAAACGCCTCAAATTAACCTATGTCAATGACAACAGAGAGATTTCAGATAAACTCCTGTGTACCAATAACCTGTAATTAGTACAGGAGATATTATGATTACATTCAAAGGAAAAACCGCAGTTATTACATAAGGAGGTAGTGACGGTATCGGATTTGCCATTGCCAAGAACTTCGCTGCCCATGGTGCAGATCTTGTTATCATAGGAAGATACCTAAACAATTGGCGGAAAAGGCCTACAACCTACCCTGAAGGGCGACCACGTTTTGCCCGTGGAGGCGGATATGTTACAGGCGGGTGTTTTGAAAAATTTTTTTCATTCAGTCGAAAAACAGGGCGTCCGGGGGGATATCCTGGTCAACAATACTAGGATCGGTTGGTTCACACCCTTTTCCCAGATGTTGAAGGCTGATTCTGACCGGCACTTTTCCCTAAACGTCCAGGCACGTTTGCGGCGATGATTTAAAAGGTATTTTCATACTTTTTCCCTTCCGGTAAACACCGCCACCATTTTTGATGGTTTTGAATCTTAACTGCAGCTATCATGGTCCAGTTACATTTTAATCTATCTTTTTGAAGCTATGTAGAGTTGTGTTTTTATTTCAGTTGGTTATGAATTTTAAATAGTGCGTTATAGCACTACACTTGTGGATTGTCCTCATAACCCAATGAAAATATGGATTTTTTAAGTAGGCCATTAACATAAAAAATTTCATCAAATGATACGATATTGCATTGCGAATGGTGTAGTGCTATACAAAAATATAACTATTATGATTTCATAGACTTAATATTTTTTGTTCGAAAAGATGGGTTAAAAAATCATCGTTGAGCATAGCGAATAAGGTCCGTTGAGTGAAGCGAATAAGGCAGGACGTAAAGTTGAACACCTTGAAAAGTGGGCCTACTTTACATGTCCTGCCCTCCTATCCTCGAAGATTTATACAGAATATTCGAGATAAATACAGATATTTGGAGAATTCTTCAAAAATCTACATTTTTCGATAAAAAACATGCAGAAATCTATGAAAAGTATACAGAAATCTATAATAATCGCTAAATTTTTATTCAAGTTTGTCACTTATTAAATTAACAGCGGATTTTGCCTGGGAAGGTGCTAAATGAGCATACCGCATTGTAATATTAATACTGCTGTGGCCAAGCAATTTACTGACCACCTCAAGTTTAACCCCATCCTGGACAAGCCAACTTGCAAACGTATGTCGCAATGTGTGGAAGACAACTTTATGCCTGGAATCTTTGATCCCATCATTCAGGCCGGATTCTTTAACAGCCTGTTCAAATATTTTTGGTGCGGAAAAGGTAAATATTTTATTACTTTTTTTATCCGAGATTATTTTAAAAGCTGTGCCATTTAAAGGAACGACTCTGTTTTTATGAGTTTTAGAGTCTAAAACACAAATATGCCGGTCACTGTCGTTGATATTTTCAGAACCGAGATTAAATATCTCCCCTCGCCGCAGCCCGGTGTTAACGGCAAATAATGATATTTCAAACCAGGCATTTGATTTTTGCTTTAAAATATTTAGAAGACCGTCCAATTCTGGCTTTGAAAGATAACGCAACCTACGGTTGTCAAATTTTGGCATCACATTTTTGAATTTAGGCACCTGCACAGAGTGGTCATAATCGACAACCCGGTTAAGGATTCTACGCAGTAAGGATAAGCAATGAAAAACAGTCTGAGGACTCAAATTTTTTGATTCCAACGATTTGCGTAGTTCAAGAAGAT
Encoded here:
- a CDS encoding cytochrome c3 family protein is translated as MKKMLKPAIFVFIGIIIAFPVFSLTYYTMVRTSTPGFCASCHEIQPAFNAWKTSTHVNNAQGFVADCMDCHLPAPQDTINFFYTKTAHGIKDVFVHFAYGTYDREKSREHTYATFKNAQCRKCHRNLLNMPDKRGAMLAHRTVLYPKKGYEKKCVDCHRNLVHVDSEIYKYKEKQAPYRGLGI
- a CDS encoding cupin domain-containing protein; amino-acid sequence: MKVLKLTETNEFKPGAMKRFFLVQTSEFFKIINFNLDAGVTFPVHSHDLDGELSIQVLEGKGWFLGENDTKIPANEGDILISEIREPHGVMADTKMRIIVTIAPPI
- a CDS encoding IS1595 family transposase, with the translated sequence MRCIYIVAEHKGNPEAVSKKRRDGRRNRLKGAIERGTQEKEKPPIFGMIQRCGQVVIQMRPNVRQTTIEPLIRATIQPGTLVYTDESAIYDRLDEWVYDHENVKHGAGEYSRDDDGDGFYEVHVNTMEGFWSLLRSWIRPHRGIS
- a CDS encoding hemerythrin domain-containing protein, producing the protein MLSDCPDIERIKRTLKTLYKEHDEIGDAVYKIRKLAGDYKIPKDACNTFVLTFKKLNEFEDDLHKHVHLENNILFPKAGRL
- a CDS encoding PAS domain S-box protein, encoding MNNGFMDSLIEQNPDAMIFADTEGTIRVWNLAAERIFGFTKEEAIGSNLDIIVPQNLRKAHWRGYEQAMQRGETKYVGKSLPTKSLHADGSVIYVELGFSIVLDSAKNVIGALSSARDITKRYKEERENRKRLAELENARR
- a CDS encoding tyrosine-type recombinase/integrase encodes the protein MKEIRKVDEAWKFYNDFILQSFSKRCKTTETGRWKNHIAPIVGEKTIKELTIYDLLELRKSLESKNLSPQTVFHCLSLLRRILNRVVDYDHSVQVPKFKNVMPKFDNRRLRYLSKPELDGLLNILKQKSNAWFEISLFAVNTGLRRGEIFNLGSENINDSDRHICVLDSKTHKNRVVPLNGTAFKIISDKKSNKIFTFSAPKIFEQAVKESGLNDGIKDSRHKVVFHTLRHTFASWLVQDGVKLEVVSKLLGHSSINITMRYAHLAPSQAKSAVNLISDKLE
- a CDS encoding FprA family A-type flavoprotein, which codes for MKARKIKEDIYWMGSVDWDRRLFDALVPLPDGTSYNAYLIKGSEKTALIDTVDPPMAKEFMGQLKGVKNIDYIISSHAEQDHSGTIMQVLEKYPNAKLISTPKAKDLLKDLLNIPENFFVSIEDGETLSLGDKTLKFIFTPWVHWPETMVTFLEEDKILFSCDFFGSHIASSDLFVTDQGRVYEAAKRYFAEIMMPFRSIIKKNMEKLAPYDIKMIAPGHGQIFPDAGFILDAYKKWTEGAPRNTVVIPYVSMHESTRLMVEHLVGALVDKGVRVEQFNLAVTDIGKLAMALVDAATIVVGTPTILAGPHPYAAYAAFLANALRPNTKFLSVVGSYGWGGKTVDTLAGMIPNLKVEVIDPVLCKGVPTASVFNALDDLAGAIARKHKENDYR
- a CDS encoding Crp/Fnr family transcriptional regulator, coding for MNAMPNIFDETDLSEIFKDLADQEYADVLKSGRRVIMPQKSILFHQGDPAVNVVLVNRGRLKLSKLNEQGKEVILRYISTGELTAAVAVLKNWDYPVTAEAIEKTEVTLWDKPTILHLMQKYPAVTANLLNTILERIDDLQNRYLEVCTEHVNQRIARTLLRIMRRAGTRTRSGIQIDMPLSRQNIADYAGTTLYTVSRTLSAWEKKGWIKSGREQIIITDPHSLNKFAEIG
- the hcp gene encoding hydroxylamine reductase: MFCFQCQETAKNIGCTVKGVCGKPEETANLQDLLIFVLKGISVYGEKLKELGNPDRSNDDFVVQCLFATITNANWDDARFVSMINDGLKRKDLIRSRFLAAYKEKNNTAFDGLLPEAATWTGDVSDFAEKAKTVGILATENEDVRSLRELLIIGLKGVAAYADHAAVLGCQKDEINDFIMEALVSTTKDLSVDEMIAMVMKAGEIAVNTMALLDEANTTAYGNPEITEVNIGVGKNPGILISGHDLKDMEDLLKQTAGTGIDVYTHGEMLPANYYPAFKKYDHFVGNYGGSWWQQNKEFESFNGPILLTTNCLVPLKKSNTYLDRLFTTGVVGYENAVHIADRPEGGAKDFSALIERAKTCALPEEIETGTIVGGFAHNQVLALADKVVDAVKSGAIKRFVVMAGCDGRQKNRNYYTEVAEKLPKDTVILTAGCAKYRYNKLDLGDIGGIPRVLDAGQCNDSYSLAVIALKLKEVFGLDDINDLPISYDIAWYEQKAVAVLLALLSLGVKGIRLGPTLPAFLSPAVAKVLVEKFDIKPIGTVDEDIAAMMAGN
- a CDS encoding DUF1858 domain-containing protein — translated: MNSPELKNITIKELIDQYPTLIKLFMDMGLLCIGCPAETFHTVTDIAGEYGLNLNHFVDQINRVIQNTAIPTNSRTKTIK
- a CDS encoding HTH domain-containing protein yields the protein MILKVLYQSDEEPVSAVKISEAAGISWITVWKHIKALK